The following is a genomic window from Streptomyces sp. NBC_01381.
AGAAGGCGGTGTGCCCGCTCGGGTAGGAGAGGTTGCCTTCGCCGTGGATGGTGCGTCCCACCAGGTGCTTGAGCAGCGTCGCCGCCCCCACGGCCAGCCCGGCACCGGCAACGATGAACACCGCCGCCCGAGGACGCCGAAGCAGCAGGCAGCCCGCCACGGCGACGACGACCAGCGTCGCCGCTCCGGCGGGCTCTCCCAGGAAGTCAATGGCCAGAGCGACGCGCCGCCAGGGCGGCCGCACACTGTCCGCCGTCGGCGAGACGAGCCACCTGTCGACCCTGCCGGGCTCGCTGTGGCCGGCGTACAAGACCCCGAGGGCGACGACCACGAGGGCGGCGAGGGCCGCGATCGGCCAGAGCCACGCGCGCGGCGACGACGGAGGTCGGCCGACTTCCAGCTCCACTCCGGCCAGGCGATCCAACGCGAGCCCCCCTCGTCGTGTCCGACCCACCCTCTTCTACGAGCCTAAGGCGGCCGCGGCCCGGAGGGGGCAGAACTCCCTCCGGGCCACCGACTTGAGGCTCTGGAAGAACAGACAGCGCACCGGCTGCCCGGTTCACCGCATATCGGCAGGGCGGCCGGGGCCCTCGAAGGGGAAGCGTCGGCCGAGTTGTCCATGCCGTGGACCGCACAGCCGTGGCGACCACCGTTCACCCGCACCGCGTGCGGCGCCCCGGCCGGCGGTCAGAACTCCACGGTGACAAAGCCGTCCTCGTCAGCCGGTGCGGGTGCCAGCACGCGGTAGCCGAACTCCTGCTTCAGGCTGCCGAGGTCCCAGTTCGCCGCCCGCCCCCGGTAGTTGAAGACGAGATCCTTGGTCGCCCCGCCGTTCTTCAGGATCCGGGCGATGGCGATGTCGTCCGGATGACCGTGGATCTTTCCATTGGTGGAGATCAGGTAGCGCCCGCAGTCGAGGAGACCGAGGAGCTCGTTCGAGATGTTCTTGGAGCTGCCGTGGTGGGCGACCTTCAGGGCGTCGATGCGCAGGCGCCCGCCCTCGTCCTCGGCGCGTGGCCGGATCGAGGCCACCAGACGCGGGTCGTCGGCGTCGCCGGTGAAGACGATCCGGGTGCCCTCGAACTCGAACAGCAGGCCGATGCTGGTCGGGTTCGTCGGGGAACCGTCCCGCTTGAACGGCGCGGCGGCCAGCTCGTCGACGTCGATCACGCCGAAGTGTTCGATGCCGGGCACCTCCTCCCGCTCCATGGGGTCCACGCCCGGGATCAGCCCGGCCTGCCGGCACTTCGCCGTCCACGTGGGAATCAGCGACTCCAACAGAGTGCGGTCCGGCGCGAGCACCTCCATCGTGGATCCGTCGTCGAACCAGGTCAGCGGATGGCCCACTTCGATGCTGCGGCCCTCGAAGGCCTTGTTCCAGGGGAGCTGTTGGGTGATGAGCGCGGTGGTGAGCTTCTCCCCGTCCACCGCGCCGAAGATCTCGCGGTCGTGAAGATGGTCGAAGCCGTTGAACCACACGTCCCCGAACTCGACCGGCCGGTCGGGGTCTTCGAGCATCGCCAGTACGCCGAGAATGTGGTCCTGGTCGACATGGGTCACCACGAGCACGTCGATCGGGCCGTCCAGTTCGGCGAGCAGCGGCTTGATCCGCTCATAGGTGCCGTGCCGTCCGCCGTCGAAGAGGATCCTCCGGGTGAAGTCGTCGTCACCGTATTCGAGGAGCAGGCAGTCGCCGTCCTCCGCGGGCAGCATCCTGAGCCGTATCATCACGCACTCCCTTGCCGCAGGTCGAGAATCAGGAACGGCTCGCGCATATCGGCCAGCCAGGACAGCCGGCGAGCCTGGTCGAGGCGTTCTCCGCACTCGGGGTCGTCGGGGAAGGCGGAGAGCCCCTCGACGAGCCAGACAAGACCGAGCGTGTAGAACGGGATGCCGCGGTCGAAGGCCTCGATCAGCCCCTTCCGGGCCCCCTCCCTGTCCGGCGAGGCGCGACGCAGCTGCCGCACCGCCCGCAGGATCGCCCCGTCGCTGAGCCAGCGGAAGGAGCCGGCGAGCCGCTCCAGCCACGGGTCCCAGTACGCCTCGCCCGTCGAGTGGTCGGTACCGATGAGGACGTAGGCGCCGGCCGCCGCCGCGAGCGGGTTCTGGAACTTGGAGTTGAGCATCGCCCCGACATCGGTGAAGAGCTGGGCCGCCATGTCCAGGGCTCCCTGGGCCATGTACGCGAGCCCCGCGCCGACCGCCGGATCGCGGACGGCCACGGAGGCCGCGCTGCCGGTCGGGCTCTGCCGCAGATTGACCAGGACCTCGACCTCGCTCGTGCCCCAGGGCAGCGGGAGGGTGACAAGACGTACGGATCCGGCGGCCTCCACGACCAGGAACTGCCGCGTGCCGGGGGACTCGCCATGGGCTCCGACAGGTCCGTTCGGACCGAAGCGGTAGAGCGGTGTGACCGCATCGCCGCGCACGTCGGGCGCCCGCAGGACGTGGGGCTCGCCCTGGGCGACCAGTTGGGCAACCGGGCGATCCGGCGGGTTCTCCGCCAGCGCAAGCATCGACGCGAAGGTACAGCTCGTGGGCGCGGCGTCACCGACCCAGGTGGCCAGCCCGGTCAGGGCTACGGCCGCCTCGGGAGTGGCATCGTCCGCCACGGTGGCGGTTGCGGCGGGGGCGACCATGGACCGTGAGGCGACCGACTCGGCGAGCGGGGCCTCGGAGGAACTGTGGTAGACCCGGCCCGGCTCGATGTTGCCCATGAGGTACTGCCAGGAGTGCGTCTCGTACGGCGAGTCCGTCATGTGGAACTCCACCGAAGTCTCCTCGCCCTCCACCGCCACGGCATTCTCCGTCAGCACAAGACCGGACGGCAGGGTTGCCGACACGACATAGCGGCCGGGCGCCACCGAGTACCGCCTGGGCTGGGGCGGGCTCCCGCAGGGGATCAGGATGTTGCGCCGGTTCTTGACTTCGAGGTCGGCCGAGTAGATGTCACCGACGATCACCGAGTCGTTGGACTCTCCCGCGGAGGAGAGGAAGAGCCTGACCGCGAGTGTGGCGCTCATGGCCTGGCCAATCCGATGCGGAACAACGGTGGGCGGGCATCGAGTCGGTCCTCGCGTACGTCTTCGAGGCCGAGGACGGCCTCGACCTCGTAACGGCCGAACGGCAGGGACAGGGCCCACTCGCGGATGTCGGGCTCTTCGCCGGGGTCGGGCGGCGGGCGTCGCCGCTCCTCTTGTCCATCGCGTCGGCAGATGAATTCGGCGAGCGCGTTGTCCTCCTTGGGCCGGCACCCGATGTACACGGGGACGACCGGGTCGCGCCGCAACTCGTGGAAGTCGAAGTCGAACGACTCGGCGCTGACCGGTGTCGCGGCGCTCGTGAGGGTGCCCGCGAAGGAAGGCTCTTTCATGAAGCGGGTGATCGCGTGCTTCAGAGTGTCGATGGTCACCCGCCACACGCGGTCTTCGGTGTTCTCGCTCCCGGCGCCGTCGAAGCTCCGCAGCAGCGCACTGGTGAACAGACTGACTTCGTCGGCGCGCGCGAAGGACTCCTCACCGTGCAGGGTCCCGTAGATGGCGGCGTGTTCGCGTGGGAGGAAGCCGTCGGGCCGTGTGTTCCCGGAGATCGGGACCTGTCCGAGGTTGTCCGTGCCCACCACCCTGACGAGTCTGTCGGAGCCGGCCCGGCAGGCGTCGACGAAGAAGACCTGCTGGGCGGCCTTGCAGCTGCCGAGTCCCCGCCGCAGCGCCTCGAAGTGCAGTGCGCCGTTCAGCGGGCTGTTCAGGTCTGCGAATATGTCCGCCGCCAGCAGAGACGTGTCGACCCCGAGCGAGACACCGTGGCCACAGAAGTAGAAGACCAGCCGGGCCTGGTCGTGGTCGCCCCGGATCTTCCACTCCTTGACGGCGGCCACGATGTTGTCGATGGTTGCCGCTTCCACAACGTGCGGCTCCCCGTCCCGCGAGTTGATGAATGGGCCGGGATCCGCCTCGCTCAGCAGGAGTGCCAGGCTTCCCAGCGGCCTACCCGTGTCGTGGTACTCGTCGATCATCCACGTGGCGAACTTGCGCGCCGAGAGGGGCGGCGAGGACAGCTGCCGCATCCCCACGGCACCCGGATGGTCCGTCGGCGACGGGCCGCCGTCCAGATGCGTGTACGCCCCGACCCCGATGACGAGCGCGTGAGTGGACGCGGGCCCCGCGTTCTCGTCCAGGTGCACCGTGAAAGCGGCCATGGGACCTCCTGAGACGCACCGGCAGACCGGTGGGAGGTTTGCTCCTATTATAGAAATGAATACGGGCAACTGTCCCTCGGAGACCGTTATGGTCAAGAACATCGTGATGTGCCTGGACGGTACGGGCAATCAGCTCAAGGCTCGCGGCAATACCAATGTCGTCAAGCTCTACGAGATGCTCGACCTCCGCGACCCCACCGCACAGATCGCCTACTACGACCCCGGCGTCGGCACCTTCTCCGCCGCCGGTGCCTGGTCGCTCCCGGCCCGCAAGCTCTCCAAGCTCTTCGGGCTCGCCTTCGGCTCCGGACTCAAGGCCAATCTCGCCGAGGCCTATACGTATCTGATGCACCATTACGAACCCGGAGACCGGATCTACCTCTTCGGCTTCAGCCGGGGCGCATACACCGCCCGCGCCCTCGCGGGGCTGCTCAAGTCCGTCGGCCTGCTCCGCCCCGGCTCGGAGAACCTCGTCCCGTACGCCGTCGCCGTCTACGCCAAGAACCGGACCTTCAGCAACGACGACTGGAAGCAACTGCACGCATTCGCCGACGCGTTCAGCAGGAAAGTGGACGAACGGACGGGCATCCCTGTCCATTTCATGGGGCTGTGGGACTCGGTGAAGGCCGCCGGACTGCTGCGCTGGAACCTGCGCTGGCTCTTCACCCGGCGGATCCCCAACGTCGGCCGGGTCCGCCACGCCGTCTCCATCGACGAGAAGCGCCGACCGTACGAGGAGTACCTCGTCTTCCCCCCGGAGGAACCGGGGCCGGGCCCGCTGATCGAGGAGGTCTGGTTCGCCGGAGTCCACTCCGACGTGGGCGGCACCTTCGAGGGCGACGCCCCGAAGCAGCCGGAAGACGACCCGAAGCTGTCCACGGTCGCCCTCAAATGGATCGTGGACGGTGCCCTCGACTCCGGCCTGCTGCTCAAGGACAGGGCGTACGCGAAGCACGTCACGCTCGGCCCCGCTCACGCGCTCGGCACGGTGCACCGCATGGGCGCCGTCTGGGCCCTGCTCACCTACCGGCGCCGCCGCGTCCCCGACGGTGCCCAGGTACACGAGAGCGTACGGCTGCGCATCGAATCCAATGGCGCATACGGGAAGCGGATCCCGGCCAGTGTCGGCTGGGCGGACAAGGATTGGCTGTCCCCGCACCCGGGCGCCGGCTGACGGGATCAAACCGCGTAGAGCGCAAGGCAGTTCGAGTTGCAGCCATCCCGGCGCGGACGGACGACGGAAAGGAGTTGCGGCCCACGGCGGGGTCCCGGTCCTGCGCGGTTCCAAAGAGTCTCACCCGCTGGCGGCGGTTCGGTTCCCCAGTGATGGCGTTCGCCGCTGGTGCGACCTCCGGATTCAGCGGCACGTCCGGACCCCTCAAGGGGCTTGCGGTCCGCGGCCTTGCCCTGGATCGCCTCCACCTCGTCGGCGCGCTTTCCATGGCCTCGCTCGTCGGGGATGTCACGAAGACCGCCGTCTGGACGGATGCCGCGCTCCTTACGGGCGGGGACTATCTCGTCGCCTTGGCGTGTCTGCCGCTGATGTTCTTCGCGACGTTTCTCGGCAGGCGCTTCAACACCAGAATCGGCGAGCGTGGATACACAGGCCTGTTCTGGACCGTCATGGCGGGCTACACCGGGCGCCTGTTGGCCGGTCTGTAAGGGCGAGTTGACACCGACTTGCCATCAGCTTCCTGTCGTTGAGGTAGATGTCCGGCTGGTCCGTGCACGTCACTTTGTCACCGGTACTGCGTCACACGGCGGCGTGCGCAGGAGTCGTAAAGAGTTTGCGCATGATTCTTGGGATTCGGTCACGGGGGAGGAAAACTCGGAGGGCTCACTCGGCGCTTTCGAACAGGTCGGGCGCCGACCCATGCGATGGGAGACCGATCAACGATGTTCACTCTGGTACGGAGCAGAGTGCGGACGGCCGCGCTCGCGCTAGCGGCGGTCGCCGCCCTCGCCTTCGGCACGACCGCGACGACCGGCGCAGCAGCGGCCCCTGCTCCCGCTCCCGCCCCCACGAAACAGGGGCCGACCTCGGTGGCGTACGTCGAGGTGAACAACAACAGCATGCTGAACGTCGGCAAGTACACCCTCGCCAACGGCGGCGACAACGTCTTCGACGTCGCCGTGATCTTCGCGGCGAACATCAACTACGACGCCGGCAAGAAGGAGGCATATCTGCACTTCAACGAGAACGTGCAGCGCGTCCTCGACAACGCGGACACGGAGATAAGGCCGTTGCAGCAGAAGGGCATCAAGGTCGTCCTCTCGGTGCTCGGCAACCACCAGGGCGCGGGCTTCGCCAACTTCCCGTCCCAGCAAGCGGCTTCGGCGTTCGCGAAGCAGATGTCGGACACCGTGACCAAGTACGGTCTCGACGGCATCGACTTCGACGACGAGTACGCCGAGTACGGCAACAACGGCACCGGCCAGCCCAACGACAGCTCCTTCGTGCACCTGGTGACGGCGCTGCGCGCGAACATGCCGGACAAGATCATCAGCCTCTACAACATCGGCCCGGCCGCGTCGCGCCTCTCCTACGGCGGCGTCGACGTCTCGTCCAAGTTCGACTACGCCTGGAACCCGTACTACGGCACCTGGCAGGTCCCCGAGATCTCACTGCCCAAGTCGAAGCTGTCGCCGGCGGCCGTCGAGATCGGCCGGACCTCGCAGAGCACGACCGCCGACCTCGCCCGCCGCACCGTCAGCGAGGGGTACGGCGTCTATCTGACGTACAACCTCGACGGCTCCGACCGCAGCGCCGATGTCTCCGCGTTCACCAGGGAGTTGTACGGCAGTGACGCCGTCTACGCTCCGTAGGGCGATCGCACGCCCCAGTGCGGGGCGGCGCTCCCTCGGAACTCGCCGCATTCCGTAGGACCGCGATCCGTGCAGGCCGCGCCTTCGACAACGATGTCGGGGGCGCGGTGTGTGGGGGTGGGGGGCAGTTGAGGCCCCTCGGGCTGACCCGAGGGGGAAAGACCTGCGACAGGAGGCACCGTTTTGCGTATCCCTGGACCCGAGCACCAGGAGGACGGCGGGCTGAGCGCCATCGCGGCTGCGGGCGGGCTGCACCGGCATCAATTACGCCTGCACGAGGCGTACGGGCCCGTCGTGCGCTTCCAACTGCCGGGCGCGGGCACGGCGGTGTCGGTCGCCGACCCCGTGCTTCTGGAGGCCACGGCGCACATCGACAAGCGGCCCGAGGAGCTGTTCGCGTTCCTGGACCCGCTGTGCGAGGCGGGCAACCTGCAAGTGCTGCCCGCCGACGAGCACACACCCTGGCGCCGACTGCTGCTCTCGGTGCTCGCCGGACGGCCGGCTCACGAGTGGCACTTCGCGCGCTTCAACGAGCTGGCGGGGGAACTCGCGGACCGCTGGGCCGGGCAGGCCGACGGCGAACCCGTAGAACTGCAGAAGGAGTTGACCGCGCTGTCGCTCCGCATGATCTGCGGGTTCGCGCTCGGTGGCGCGGAAACCGACACGGACCGCGTGGTCGCCGCGTTCGAGGAGGTGCTCACCGAACACCTCGGGCGGCTCTACCAGGTACCGCGGCCCGACCCGCGCTCGGCGCAGCGGGCCGAGGAGGCCCTCGTACATCTGCGCGCGACGGTCGACCGCGTGGTGGCGGCGCATCGTCCGGGCGGCCGCACCGACCGCAGCGACCTGATCGGGGCGCTCGTCGAGGCCGGTGAGAGCCCGGCGCGGATCCGGGACACCGTGATGGTGACGCTGCTCGCCGCCCACCACACCACGGGCGTCGCCGTCTCATGGACGCTGCACCTGCTGGGTCGCCATCCCGAGGCGGCCGATCGCGTCACCGCCGAACTGGACCAGGTGCTGGGCGAGCGCGCCACGCCCGATTACGGTGATCTGCGGCGGCTCACTTATCTCGACATGGTGCTCAAGGAGTCGATGCGCCTGTTCCCGCCCGGTCCGTACGGCGCACGTGAGACCACCGAGGACCTGGTTCTTGGCCCGTACGAGATCCCGGCCGGGACGACGGTGTTCTATCCGTTCTGGGCGGTGCACCTGAACCCCGAGCACTGGCCCGACCCGGAGCGGTTCGACCCCGAGCGTTTCACGCCGCAGGAGGTGGCCAAGCGGCCGCGGCTCGCGTACGTCCCCTTCGGGATCGGGCCACGCAGCTGCGAGGGCGCCGCCTTGGCCACGGTCGAGGCCCAGCTCGTCCTGGCCGTCCTCCTCAAGCGCCTGCGCTTCCGGCCCGCGCCGGGGCACGAAGTGACGCCGGTGGAGCGGTTCGTGCTGTGGGCACGGGACGGGATCCGGATGACGGTGCGGCTGCGGGACCTCTAGGGCGCTTCAGATGACACTGCGGTCCTCCGGATTCAGGTCGCGCCAGCGGGCGTACGCGGGGCTGTCCGGGCAGGCCGCCAGATAGCCGTCGACGACTCGGCGCAGGATCTCGGTGCCGCGGGGCGCCAGCGGGCCGTCGTGGCGCCAGGCCAGAATGTGGCGGTACCACAAGGGATTTGCGGCCAGGGGGCGGACCACGACGCCAGGTACCTCGATGAACGTGGCCTGGCAGAGGCTGACGGCCAGGCCCGCCCGTACGATCTCGATCAGTTGCCGCCCCTCCGCCTCGTAGGGTGCGGACGGGGCGCGGCCGGTCACGGCGCAGAGGGAGGCCCAGTACTCGCGGGTCCGGTCGCCGTCGGGCCGCGGGACCGCCCAGTCCTCCGCCAGGAGGTCGGCCAGGGAGACCTCGTCCTGCGCGGCGAGCGGGTGGGCCGCCGGCAGCAGGGCGAAGACCGGCTCGGTGACGATCGTGTGGAGTGCCACGCCCTCGCGTCGTGGCAGCTTCTGGTCGGGGTGGTCGCCGAGCACCGCTGCCTCGAGGCGGCCCGCGGCGAGGTCGTCGAGCAGGGCGACGGGGGAGTACTGGCAGCGTGAGGTCAGGTCGGCTTCGGGCAGCAACACCCCGACGGCCAGGAGGAGGTGGCCGAGCAGCGGGGCGCCGACCGAACCCACCCGGATCCGTTCCGACCCCGATCTGCGGCGGGCGGCGCGGGCCGTGTCGGCGAGCAGCCCTTCGACGCCCGGCAGGATGGCGCGGGCGCGCGCGATCACCAGCTCGCCGAAGGGCGTGGGGGCGGCGCCGGACTGCCGCCTGTCGAACAAGGCTCCGCCCAACATGGCCTCGATGCGGCGCAGTTGGGCGCTGAGTCCCGGCTGCGTCATGCGGAGCGAGGCGGCGGCGCGGGTGAGGCTCCCCGCCTCGGCGATCGCGCACACCACCCGCAGGTGCCGTATCTCCAGATCCATGGCGCGGATGTTATGGACCGACGACATCTTTCGGACAGGGGCGTGCGTCCGCAGTCTTATGTGAAATGTCACACGCCATTTATTCGGAGACAGGAGACTTCATGAGAGGCAGCGATCACGTGAGACGCCCCTACGCCTCGCCGACCGTCCGGACGGTGCTTCTGCCGTTGCTGTTCGCGGTGTTGGCCCCGCTCCTGCTCGCCGTTCCCCCTTCGGCCGTCGCCGCGACGGCCGCCGAAAGGCCGTCCGCCTGTGCACTGCGCGGCACCACCGGCTGGACGGACGAAGGGCATGACACGGACTACTCCGTGTTCAAGCGCCCGGCGGGCACCATCAAGGTCGCCATGGTCTTCGTGGACTTCCCGGACACGCCCGCGACCGAGTCCCCGGCCGACGACGCGGCACAACTCACGCCGGGCGCGGACTGGTTGCGGAACGCCTCGTACGGCAAGGCGCGGCTCGACATCACCCAGCATCGGCGCTGGGTGAGGATGCCCCACAAGTCCACTGAGTACGGATACGAGCGTGGCCTCTCGCACGAGGAGCACGAGGCGTACGTCAAGGACGCGGTCACGGCGGCCGACCCGGATGTGGACTTCTCGCGGTACGACATGGTCTACGTCGTGGCGACGAAGAACGCGTCGGCGATCTCCTTCACCCCCACCTATGTGTACGAACCGGGGACGGCGGGCGTCGTCGCCGACGGCAACCGCATCAAGTGGGCGGTCACCTTCGGCCAGGACATGTGGCACTGGGGGAAGAAGCTGGTGGCACACGAGACCGGCCACACCTTCGGGCTGCCCGACCTGTACGCCTTCGACACGGGCAGCGACGGCCATCGCTTCGTGGGCGGATGGGACGTGATGGGGCTGATCGGCGGGGCCGGGCCGCAGTACTTCGCCTGGCAGTCCTGGAAGTTGGGGTGGACGGACGACCGTCAGGTCGTGTGCCGGGCATCGGAGGGCAGCGACACCGTACGTCTCACCGCGGTCGAGTACGGGTCCGGCACCAAGATGGCGGTCATCCGCACCGGCCCCACCACCGCGTACGTCGTCGAATCGCGGCGGGGTGTCCAGACGGACAGCGGCGTCTGCTCGACCGGTGCGCTGGTCTACAAGGTCGACTCGTCCGTGGCGACCGGTGAGGGGCCGATCAGGGTCATGGACGCCAAGCCGAGCGCCACGCCCGCGTCGGGCTGCCGACCGTTGGACGACGCCCCGTACTGGGCCGGTGAGTCGTTCACCGACTCCGCCGCGGGCGTCCGGATCGAGGTGCTGAGGGCCGACGGGTACGGCGAGACCGTGCGGATCACCAAGTCGTGATCGCCAAGTCATGAGCGCCAAGTCATAGCGTCCCGGACGCAGTTGTGCCCCGGCTCCTGGAATCCGCCGCCGAGGAGCCGGGGCACAGCCGTGTTCAGTCGCTGCCGCGTTCAGTCGCTGCCGTGTTCAGGCAGCTTCGGGGAAGTGGCACGACACCTGCCGCGCCGTGTCCGGCGCCGTGGTCCGCAGTGACGGTGCCTCGGTGCGGCAGATCTCCTGCGCCTTGGCACACCGTGGGTGGAAGGTGCAGCCGGGAGGCGGGGCGGCCGGGCTCGGCGGGTCGCCGAGCAGGGTGATCCGCTCGCGGGCCCGCTCGGCCGCCGGGTCCGGCAGTGGCACGGCGGACAACAGCGCCCGGGTGTAGGGGTGGGCGGGAGCCGCGTAGACCCGTTCCTTCTCGCCGATCTCGACGATGCGGCCCAGGTACATCACGGCGACCCGGTCGCAGACGCGTTTGACCACGGACAGGTCGTGGGCGATGAAGAGATAGGCGAGGCCGAGTTCGCGCTGGAGCCGTTCCATCAGGTTGACGATCTGGGCCTGGACGGAGACGTCGAGGGCGGAGACCGGTTCGTCGGCGACGACGAGGCGCGGGCTCGTGGCGAGCGAGCGGGCGATGCCGATGCGCTGGGCCTGGCCACCGGAGAACTCGTGCGGATAGCGGTCGATGTGCTCGGGGATGAGCCCCACCAACTCCATCAACTCCACTGCACGCCTGCGGGCGTCCGCCGCCGAACTGCCCTGAACGAGCAGCGGATCGGAGATGATCCGGGCCACCGTCTGGCGGGGGTTGAGGGAGGAGTGCGGGTCCTGGAAGACCATCTGGAGGTCTGTGCGGAGCGGCTTCAGTTCGCGCTGTGACAGGTGGCTGATGTCGCGCCCGTCGTACGTGAGGGATCCTGCGGTGGGTTCCAGGAGCCGGACGATCATGCGGCCGGTGGTGGACTTGCCGCAGCCGGACTCCCCGACCAGGCCCAGCGTCTCGCCCGCCGCCACATCGAAGGTGATGCCGTCGACGGCCCGGACCGGGGCGGAGCGCCGCCTCCCGGGGAATGTCATCGTCAAGTCCCGTACGGACAAAAGAGGTTCGGTGGATGCCAAGAGACTCATGAGGCGACGCCTTCGTGCGCGGGGAAGTGACAGGCGGCTGGATGCCGGGCCGGTCCTTCGAGGAGTGGGAGTTGCGTCTCGCAGCGGGAGCGCGCCCCGGCGGGGACGCCGACGAGCTGGGGGCAGCGGGGTGCGAACGCGCATCCGACGGCCGGGGTGAGCAGGGACGGCGGGCTGCCGGGAATCGCCCGCAGCGGCGCTTCGTCGCTGTCGTCGAGGCGGGGCAGGGAGTCGAGCAGTCCTCGGGTGTAGGGGTGGGCCGGTGTCGCGAACAGGGTGTCCGCATCGGCCTGTTCGACGGCCCGGCCGCCGTACATCACCAGGACATCGTGGGCGACCCGGGCCACCACGCCGAGATCGTGCGTGATCAGGACGACCGCGAGCCCCCGTTCCTGTTGCAGTCGCGCGATCAACTCCAGGATCTGCGCCTGGACCGTGACATCGAGGGCGGTGGTCGGCTCGTCGGCGATGAGCAGCTCCGGCTCGCAGACAAGCGCCATGGCGATCATCACGCGCTGCCGCATGCCGCCGGAGAACTGGTGCGGGTACTCGCCCGCGCGGCGGCGCGGCTCGGGGATGCCGACCTCGGCCAGGGCGTCAACGGCCCGCTCCCGTGCGGTCTTTCGCCGACTGCCGAAGTGCACCCGGTGGTGTTCGGCGATCTGCTCGCCCACCGTGTAGAAGGGGTGCAGGCTGGCGAGCGGGTCCTGGAAGACCATGGCCATCCGCCGGCCGCGCAGCCGGTTCAGCTCGCGCTCGGACCGGCCGACCAGCTCCTGGCCGTCGAGTGCGACCGAGCCGGTGACTTCGGCGCCGGTGTGCAGGCCCATCACCGCCAGGGACGTGACGGACTTGCCCGATCCCGACTCGCCGACGATGCCGAGGGTCTCGCCTCGCCGCACTTCGAAACCGAGGCTGTCCACGGCCCGTACCACACCGCGCGGGGTGCGGAAGGTGACCGTCAAGTCCCGTACGGAGAGCACGGGTTGATCGGATCCGGACGACGACGTGGAGGGCACGGCTTGGGCAGCGCTCATCAGTACCTCACCCGCGGATCGACGACGGCGTACAGCAGATCGACCGCCAGGTTGGCGACGACGATGAAGGTGGCGGCGAGCAGTGTGACGCCGAGGATGACCGGCTGGTCGCCGCTGGACAGCGCACCGTAGAAGAGCCGCCCGATGCCGGGAAGCCCGAAGATGGACTCGGTGATCACCGCGCCCGCGAGCAGCCCGCCCAGGTCCATCCCGAAGAGGGTGAGGATGGGCGTCATCCCGGCCCTCAGGCCGTGCTTGACCACGACCTTGCGGCGCGGAAGACCCTTGGCGCGGGCGGTGCGGATGTACGGCTCCGCCATCGTCTCGATCATCGAACTGC
Proteins encoded in this region:
- a CDS encoding phosphatase PAP2 family protein, whose translation is MEVGRPPSSPRAWLWPIAALAALVVVALGVLYAGHSEPGRVDRWLVSPTADSVRPPWRRVALAIDFLGEPAGAATLVVVAVAGCLLLRRPRAAVFIVAGAGLAVGAATLLKHLVGRTIHGEGNLSYPSGHTAFFTALALMVALLATRRLGLGRAAGTLLVLAAALVAGAAMGWAQVALSAHYPTDVLGGWCTALSVVPATAWLVDRIADHRR
- a CDS encoding ComEC/Rec2 family competence protein, coding for MIRLRMLPAEDGDCLLLEYGDDDFTRRILFDGGRHGTYERIKPLLAELDGPIDVLVVTHVDQDHILGVLAMLEDPDRPVEFGDVWFNGFDHLHDREIFGAVDGEKLTTALITQQLPWNKAFEGRSIEVGHPLTWFDDGSTMEVLAPDRTLLESLIPTWTAKCRQAGLIPGVDPMEREEVPGIEHFGVIDVDELAAAPFKRDGSPTNPTSIGLLFEFEGTRIVFTGDADDPRLVASIRPRAEDEGGRLRIDALKVAHHGSSKNISNELLGLLDCGRYLISTNGKIHGHPDDIAIARILKNGGATKDLVFNYRGRAANWDLGSLKQEFGYRVLAPAPADEDGFVTVEF
- a CDS encoding caspase family protein — encoded protein: MAAFTVHLDENAGPASTHALVIGVGAYTHLDGGPSPTDHPGAVGMRQLSSPPLSARKFATWMIDEYHDTGRPLGSLALLLSEADPGPFINSRDGEPHVVEAATIDNIVAAVKEWKIRGDHDQARLVFYFCGHGVSLGVDTSLLAADIFADLNSPLNGALHFEALRRGLGSCKAAQQVFFVDACRAGSDRLVRVVGTDNLGQVPISGNTRPDGFLPREHAAIYGTLHGEESFARADEVSLFTSALLRSFDGAGSENTEDRVWRVTIDTLKHAITRFMKEPSFAGTLTSAATPVSAESFDFDFHELRRDPVVPVYIGCRPKEDNALAEFICRRDGQEERRRPPPDPGEEPDIREWALSLPFGRYEVEAVLGLEDVREDRLDARPPLFRIGLARP
- a CDS encoding DUF2235 domain-containing protein, which codes for MVKNIVMCLDGTGNQLKARGNTNVVKLYEMLDLRDPTAQIAYYDPGVGTFSAAGAWSLPARKLSKLFGLAFGSGLKANLAEAYTYLMHHYEPGDRIYLFGFSRGAYTARALAGLLKSVGLLRPGSENLVPYAVAVYAKNRTFSNDDWKQLHAFADAFSRKVDERTGIPVHFMGLWDSVKAAGLLRWNLRWLFTRRIPNVGRVRHAVSIDEKRRPYEEYLVFPPEEPGPGPLIEEVWFAGVHSDVGGTFEGDAPKQPEDDPKLSTVALKWIVDGALDSGLLLKDRAYAKHVTLGPAHALGTVHRMGAVWALLTYRRRRVPDGAQVHESVRLRIESNGAYGKRIPASVGWADKDWLSPHPGAG
- a CDS encoding endo-beta-N-acetylglucosaminidase H; amino-acid sequence: MFTLVRSRVRTAALALAAVAALAFGTTATTGAAAAPAPAPAPTKQGPTSVAYVEVNNNSMLNVGKYTLANGGDNVFDVAVIFAANINYDAGKKEAYLHFNENVQRVLDNADTEIRPLQQKGIKVVLSVLGNHQGAGFANFPSQQAASAFAKQMSDTVTKYGLDGIDFDDEYAEYGNNGTGQPNDSSFVHLVTALRANMPDKIISLYNIGPAASRLSYGGVDVSSKFDYAWNPYYGTWQVPEISLPKSKLSPAAVEIGRTSQSTTADLARRTVSEGYGVYLTYNLDGSDRSADVSAFTRELYGSDAVYAP
- a CDS encoding cytochrome P450; translation: MRIPGPEHQEDGGLSAIAAAGGLHRHQLRLHEAYGPVVRFQLPGAGTAVSVADPVLLEATAHIDKRPEELFAFLDPLCEAGNLQVLPADEHTPWRRLLLSVLAGRPAHEWHFARFNELAGELADRWAGQADGEPVELQKELTALSLRMICGFALGGAETDTDRVVAAFEEVLTEHLGRLYQVPRPDPRSAQRAEEALVHLRATVDRVVAAHRPGGRTDRSDLIGALVEAGESPARIRDTVMVTLLAAHHTTGVAVSWTLHLLGRHPEAADRVTAELDQVLGERATPDYGDLRRLTYLDMVLKESMRLFPPGPYGARETTEDLVLGPYEIPAGTTVFYPFWAVHLNPEHWPDPERFDPERFTPQEVAKRPRLAYVPFGIGPRSCEGAALATVEAQLVLAVLLKRLRFRPAPGHEVTPVERFVLWARDGIRMTVRLRDL
- a CDS encoding LysR family transcriptional regulator; its protein translation is MDLEIRHLRVVCAIAEAGSLTRAAASLRMTQPGLSAQLRRIEAMLGGALFDRRQSGAAPTPFGELVIARARAILPGVEGLLADTARAARRRSGSERIRVGSVGAPLLGHLLLAVGVLLPEADLTSRCQYSPVALLDDLAAGRLEAAVLGDHPDQKLPRREGVALHTIVTEPVFALLPAAHPLAAQDEVSLADLLAEDWAVPRPDGDRTREYWASLCAVTGRAPSAPYEAEGRQLIEIVRAGLAVSLCQATFIEVPGVVVRPLAANPLWYRHILAWRHDGPLAPRGTEILRRVVDGYLAACPDSPAYARWRDLNPEDRSVI